One genomic segment of Cryptococcus neoformans var. neoformans JEC21 chromosome 8 sequence includes these proteins:
- a CDS encoding v-SNARE, putative has product MSSEPYDPYIPSGSQPPAGPSSSGNNAQSTKIQAIQSQIDETIDTMHDNITKVAERGERLDALQDKTDTLAVSAQGFRRGASRVRKQMWLKDMKMRIIIAVGVCVLIVIIVVPIVKAVQK; this is encoded by the exons AT GTCTTCTGAACCTTACGACCCCTACATCCCCTCTGGTTCCCAACCCCCAGCTGGCCCTTCTTCTAGCGGCAACAATGCTCAAAGTACGAAG ATCCAAGCAATCCAATCGCAAATTGACGAGACAATCGACACTATGCATGACAATATTACAAAAGTCGCTGAACGAGGAGAAAGGTTAGATGCTTTGCAGGATAAGACTG ACACCTTAGCCGTCTCTGCCCAAGGTTTCCGCCGCGGTGCCAGCCGTGTACGCAAGCAAATGTGGTTGAAGGACATGAAGATGCGAATAATTATCGCTGTCGGTGTCTGCGTCCttatcgtcatcatcgtcgtgCCTATCGTCAAGGC CGTTCAGAAGTAA